The stretch of DNA ATAATAAATTTGATTGTGCATTTGTACAGAGAATAACCATTTCTTTGGCTGATATTTACTCAATCAGAACCTGAGCTTGCAGAGAAAGAGTGGAAGGGGCAGAGTCTCATAAAGCCCACCTTTTCCCCAATGGATCCTAAAACTATCTCTGGAACATTCATACCTTCATTAGCTTCAGTGACCCGTGAAGAATACTCTTCTAAGCCCCCTTTCTCCAAATCACAGGTAGCTGTATGCTCATGATGGTTTCATGTGAATAAATTACCTGGATAATATAGTAGccaaaagatgcagagcttgtATTTTCAGTATTCTGAGACCCATTTGGAATCTGGTCTGTATTTCACCCTGTTTTGTGTCCTCATTTCCTGTTCTCAGTAGAGAAATACTGTTCCTATGTTCTCCTACTGTTCTGAGGTACCTCTTATATACCTCTAGAAGTGAATATGTATGTATTGAAGGTGGTTTGAGGCGGCACGgcggtgcagcagatagtgtcgcagtcacacagttccaggatcCTGAGGTTGGGGGTACTAGTACCATTTctggtgactgtttgtgaggagtttggtgtgttctccccatgtctatgtgggttttctctgggtgctctggtttcctcccacagtccaaaaacacgttggtaggtggattggcttctcaaaatgtgtccgtaggtgtgattgtgtgttgcccggtgaaggactggcacacctccaggatatgttcctgccttgctcccagtgattccgggtaggctccggacccacctcaaccctgaaatggataagcggttaaagaccataaatgaatgaatgaaggtgctttgctaattcattcattatttgtaaccgcttatccagttcagggtcgcggtgggtccagagcctacctgatcATCACTTACACACCAGATGTAGcgccagatacacacacacattcactcacacacacggacacttttgagtcgccaatccacctaccaatgtgtgtttatggactgcaggaggaaaccggagcacccggaggaaacccatgcggacacgaggagaacacaccaaactcctcacagacagtcacccggagcgggaatcgaacccacctgtggctgcgacactacctgctgcgccaccgtgctgcctgcTTTGCTAATATATAAGAAATAACTACTTTAATCAAAGTGAAATTAtgctaaacaacttgagttacttATTTCACTGAGCAGTTTATATGTGTGTCCTCCAGGAAGGTGGTGATTCATTTAAGAACGTAGTACCTATTCATGGCATGGTATTGTTTGACCACACTGGTTATGGGTCTTTGAAACgtgcagaaacacagcagcaTTTGAAAAAGAAAGGTGAGATTCACTTCATACACAGATATGTCCGGTCAAAATGAATATGGTGTTAAAGGTATATTTTATATCAATTGTTCTATAGGCAGACTGTCTACAGAGAGCTTAAGGAgtaagaagaagatgatgactTCAAAAGAAATTATGAGCTGTAATCATCATTTGGACTGTATGCCAGGtctcagtgttttctgttttctacGTGTATAAatgcaatataaaaataataaataataataaagctgaCAGAAAATATGTGGTAGTATAGCATAGCAATGTTAGCATTAGGAATGTATATTAAATTGTTAACAATCCTTATGTGAATGTTCTTATTAAGCCTCattcaaaaaataaattgtgGCAAGTTTTTTATCAGTGCAGTGCAGGACTTTAGTAATAAATTGTGTGTTATATAAAGCAGGTTCCTGCTGCAACCTCAGAAAGCACGTATGTGATCCTTACAATCGAGGCCTCAACAACAAATGCTATGATGACTGTATGTGTGAAGAGGGTAAGTACTTATATTAATCTGTGACCATTACAAGATCTAATAAATCATtctccaaaataatttaaagtcattgtaaatgttatataaatttTATATCAGTGTAATTtacagaatatatttttttgtctttgtagGGCTCCATTGCTTCACTAAATTTCACCTGCATTATCGTGTTGTCCAAAAAAAGGGACGTTGTGTTGATCctgaatacacaaacacatctcaAGGGGCATTCAACTTTGTCTAAACTTTTCCTAAATTGTTCTTGTGGgatttttcatatttctgctGTGTATAATAGGGGTTTGCAAAATACATATTTGTAATTTCACTAGTCTTGTAGTTTCATTATAAACTGTTTATTTGCTTTGAACATCGAGAAAACAGAACCTGTGAATTACTCCAAAATTTTagttttccattatttttataacccttaatattttttatttctgaaatttctggttaaaatgtatttgtattttatttgtattaaaatgttAAGGATACAAAGCAAGATTTCtgaaattacattacatttatcaaAACTATTTCAACCTAAActaaccaaaataaaatctcattggataattttttctctttattttctgatgaGTGATTGGTATTAACCCTGTTATATTTCCCTCCTTTTTGCTCCTGTGCTAAGTTTAGTAGCACTTCCTGTCCTGTGCTGTTTGGCCAGtgctatatttttttcttaaatggTTCTGATGGGCCACTGATATTCTCTTAATAACATTTGAGTAGCTCTTATTAGTTTTatcatttacatgttaattGGTTAGCAGTGCAGTTGTCTGATTGGCATTAAcctctgtgctttttttttttaaatctgatatATTAATAGTAAAATCACACATAGGCTATAATGCATTTATAATGTTTTCCTTTATCATTTTCCTCTTCTTCCCTCCTTTaaggaaatgtaaaatattttattcatgaaaTGGGGTgataaagaaagaagaaaaaagctgtcttctgaaaaataatattattttccAATGTAACATCTGCCTGAAACAAGCTTGAAATAATTATGTATAGAAATACAAATGCTAACCAGACCAAAGCCTGTTTGAATGATGGACACAATAAGCAAAAGCCCATAATCTCCCAATAAACCATTAAATCTTCCTTTGGGCTTGAATCTTAATCACTCCGGAGCAGCATGTGCTAAGCCTGCTTTATGAGAGTCACCACACCGACAGGAGACTTGTATCTGCTAAATAAGGGCAGATATGTTGTGCCTCTGTTTTCTAGTCTCACATGTTCTGCTTTTTCATCTCTTACACTGTGCATCACAGAACTCCACAAAGCTATGTTTGAGATTTGACTTTGATTAAAGAACACACTCACTGTAGTAGCTCACTGAAAGTGTCTAACAGACAAGCCTTGTTTCTTCCTTCAGAATTTGACACAGTTTTCAGATCtccatattttaatattaaattaaaaaacacattccTAATTTTAGTTGAATTTTAGTTAATTCTGTTTACCTATGCATTTCTGTGCATTACAACACTGAAATAACCCATCTCAATGTTATGTCTCTGTAAggataaataaaactaaacttCAAAGGGTTGTGGAAAAATATCTTTGTGTATTCCTTCAAAGCGCTGAAGTCAAGTCTACGGAGCACCTGAAGGGACATGTGGCAATTTTAATCTACCAAAAAAAAATGtcccaatatttaaaaaaaaaaaaatcggtacattaaaattttatttttccctTACCTTAAGTATCTCGGGACCTTGAGATAATTATCTCTTGAAATAATAAATGTCAGGGAAATAAAAGTTTAATGTatgatgaagaaattttactgtgtattttttatatataattgaatgtttgaatgtgtggATAAATTGCACATGTGCCTATTCATTggacattatctctttattttcaacgTGTCTCAAAAATCGAAAAGGCTCACTGAACACACAATATACAGaatattaatatcctgaatatgaagaaattttactgtggaatgttttttgTAATTACTGTGGAATTTGTAaaaaaattccactgtaaaatgtcttcatattcaggatatttatagtctgttatattgtgtcttcagtgagccttgcagatttttgagactctttgaaaataaagcgATAATACCCACGGAATGAAGccaaacgtgtagtttttccacggtatggaagttgtgttcgtacttcgccatctagcggcgacagaatgcaactgctgcaccatttaaggtggaacagaaattCGAATAAGTAACCAACTTCAGCGTCGTCCTTCAATTTGAATAAGAAGTCCACTCAATTTAACATATCGTTTTACTAAAAATTATTCCCTagtcaaatgaaaaacaaacctTTATCGCGGGAGCACAACGTTTAATTGAGGGAAAGATTTActgaacgggaatcgaaccagcGTTAAGTAAAGAATATAAACAATTGAAGGAGACAAAAATAGAAAGCCATTCGGTGAGCGGATGTCAATAACGCGCTGCTAGAACATGAAGTCACGCGAGACTTTCCTACGAGACCTTGGTGTTTTCATCATGGCAGGCAGTAAGTTGGTGCTGGAAGGGAGGATAAGTATTATAAGCTTTCTCTTAGGACTCGGGGTGGTTGTTATACCTCTACTGGTTAAATTCGGTTCTCACATTGACTGGATATTCGATTACCTCACGGATGTGAATGGGAAAATAGCCATTGCAGTATATTTAACAGTTAACAACGGTTTGCTGCTGCTCATTTACAAGGGACCTCTGTACAGGGTAAGAGTGAGAGCTGGAACTGCCTCAAACCTGCTCGTATTTATGTCTATTATACCTGGTTTTTAATGCTTTGTATTTTTCTTCAAATTTCCGAGCCGATATCAATCTATTAGCGGATGTTTCTTGACTATGAACAGATGAAACGCGGCTGTCCCATTGGTAGTATGTGTTCAGCCTTAATCCAGTTTAAAGGGATTTGGAGGCTAAACTAATGCTCTGTCAGCTCGTTAAGGTTGCGGAACTGTGAAGGGCACACGTTGCAGTGGGACAGATGTCTTACCTTTTAACCTAGAATTTGTTTCTCACAAGGTGTGTTTGACCAAGAATTTGTCTTCTTCTCTTCCTCATTGAGGTCGCTGTTCGAGCTTGCTTTCTAGGCTTTGCCTTCGGATGTGGCCTCATCATAAGTTTTGCAGAAACGACATGGACACACTTTGGCTGGTAAATGGTCTCTCTTTCAAGGGGAATTCCAAATCATTTAAAACTTTTCTCAATAATCACtgattaatgttattaatgttaaCGAAATTAATTCAGAGTGTAATGCTTCAATTTTAGAAAAACTGTGGTGATAGAAATTAGGCATTTAAAAAGTTGAATGCCATTCattagtttattcattcattcattgtctgtaaccacttatccaattgaGGGTTGTGGTGAGCCTACCAGgtgggccccagtccttcatttcagagggcgacacacactcacgcacacctatggacactttttgagtcatgtggttttggatcatgggaggaaaccggagcacccggaggaaacccacgcggacacatggagaacacaccaatttcctcacagacagtcacccggagcgggacttgaacccacaacctccatttccctggagctgtgtgactgcaacactatgTGCTGCACTACCGTGCCACCCCGTTAATTAAAAAATTGTCAAATGAAATGGTGACGAATTCACTATATGATAGTTTTGCGATTATGGTTTtgtcttaaaacatttttttaaatgttgcagAATATTCACCAGAgaaaacttttgttttttcccctcaagaTTACAAACTTGCCATGATAATTATTAGAAATTTAATCATGACATGTAGTTTACTTGCCCTTTTAATAGATTTTGATTAACAATTTAATGTTAGttctttttattacaacaaCAATTTTCCAAATTGTTTGACTAACTCTGGTATCTAGTTCTTGATATGAATCAAAACTTAGAATGTGGAAAACGTAGGATGCACAATGGCACAACAGTTAGTGTCGCTATCAcatagctccagagtcctggggttctgggttcaagccctgctccaggtgactgtaagAAGTTTGGTTTGTTGGATTggatactcaaaagtgtccataggtgtgtgtgtcagtgaatgtgagagtgtgatagactggcaccaccttcagggtgtgtttccgccttgcacccagtgattctgggtaggctccagacccaccgagaccctgaactggatatgcagttacagacaataaataaataaattaaattagaaTGGAGACTTGTCTCCAATGTGGTTACCTCTTGACATGGATTGACATGAAAcctgaaaataaaaaagcattCAGTCTGCATTCTGAAAAAGGCATAATTATAAATCTGTGGAAAAAAAGTTGAAAGTTGTTGAACAGTCACAATTGTGTGGATGTAAGAAATGTCAGAAGCTTTAATTAATTGAATGGTAAATATAATGGCGATATTTGAGCTGTAGACATGGTAATTTCTGAAGTGGTTCGACAAAGCTGGATTCAAATGTCAGCTAGATAACTTAAAGGTCGCATTCACGatattaatcaaaaaacactttgtaaaattttaaggatatttccTCAGTATTTGCTAGCTCTTCATtatgtttgtgtgctcaaaactgttctaatgtgtttatgaagcctcTTGTTTGCATTACAGCAAGccctacaaaactaaacaaattagttactgtggtaattcaaacagtggataaaaacaaacaatttaaaCTTTAGCCATGTACGAATAAATAGTaattttttccctcaaacataatGTTTctccttaaaagacatggagaaTCTGAACGTAAGCAAACCAGAAAGAACCaggtttccccacaatcgtagatgtctCCTTTAAGCCCAGACTCTCAGACTGTCCAATAGTAATATCCCACATCTCTGTTCCTATTGGACCCATTGGATTTGGATTTTAATTATCTGGCTAAACCAAGATATTCTGCTTTCTGGAATACCCCCCTGGTTGCTATCACCATGTAATAAACACCATGTAATTTCCAACTGTCTACCGAGTCAATTCTGATCTAAAAGCTCTGAATGAAAAACACAATGAAAGTTTGCAAACCACTAAAATATacttcacatttaaaaacataactgGTATTTTCAAGAAATGATCATGTTTTCACTATTGAGTAACTTCTCAAagataagttttttttttttaaatattgtgcaTTGTCACTTGTCTAACCCTGACTCTACATGGCAATGTTTCCATGCTTTAGGTACATGTGTTCCCTGTCGTTTTTTCACTACTCTGAGTACCTGGTCACAGCAATTATCAACCCTCGCAGTCTCTCTTTAGACTCTTTCTTGCTCAACCACAGTGTTGAATACACATTAGCAGCAGCTTCCTCCTGGATGGAGTTCACTGTGGAAAAGATGTTCTTCCCAGGTCTGTTTCTTTTTGGCTTGTTGCATTTTCAggaccttgtgtgtgtgtgtgtgtgtgtgtgtgtgtgtgtgtgtgtgtgtgtgtgtgtgtgtgtgtgtgtgtgtgtgtgtgtgtgtgtgtgcgcgcttaATGAATAAGATCAGTAGTTGTCATCTGAACTTCTATGTACagcacaatttttttttgttgtctgtcagcaaaaacatgttaaatatatatcacatatATTGCCAGACTTATTAAAACAGTGCCCAGGTTTAATGTGTGTTCGGAAATTTGTCTTTTGGCAGAACTGAAGCAGTTGAGCTTGGTATGTTTCTTGGGACTGTTTATGGTATTATGTGGAGAGGGCCTGCGCAAGTCTGCAATGCTGACAGCAGGATCCAACTTCAACCACATTGTACAGAATGAGAAGGCCCAGAGCCACGTGCTGGTCACTAGTGGTGTATACTCCTTCTTTAGACACCCATCCTATGTGGGCTGGTTCTACTGGAGCATTGGTACTCAGGTAGGTTACTTGGTATGAATTTACCTAACATCACAACACTTAATAAAACTTCAGTACATGGGTCAAATTGTAAACTTAATTTGAAACAGCCTCTAAGTATTTATTCAAAAGTGATATATTGGACAGTTTAAACATTAAATTTGCAGCAAACTATTCATTTTATAATGAGATATTATAAAGTATAAGTTTTatatactttaaaaatgtagtgaAATAAAGACCTGAGAGTCCAGAGTAGAGAAGGAAGTCACACGTTATTTCATAGCTGGGCAGCAGTTATGGTAGACCCTTCCCAGTGTTTGGTTTTGCCCTATCTAAAGCACAAGACCATGACCAGTTACACAGCATTGTACATGCAAGAAGGCAGGGTACAGTACAAAATGTTCATGTGATCATCCAAATATTCTTCCActggaaaaacacattttcacttaattaatattgttcatatcaaGTGTGACACTTCAAAAACGtattacacatttaaatgcaAATGATAAAACCCTTGATGATTGTCACAACGGGCTTCATCTTGGAAAGGCAGAGATTTAAATCTGGGATCAGGGCTGTAGCTCTGTGAAGTTAAGAATATCTGGGTCTGTATATCTTCACTGAATCCTGATTAATGGCTGCCTTGTCCTCCTTGACTGTCATCGTATTGAAAGCTAAATTCAAAGATTCAGTGCCATGCTGCTTCCATTATGCTTCTCTCCATCTTGGTAGCACTTGCTATTGTCACTTTGGAGCTAAGAGattatttatattctgtatttACATACAAAGCCCTGGTAAACTCCAGGAAAACTTTGGTAGGCTTCAGAGATATTCTGTGGATTTTAATGTTCTTGTACTCTGCAGTGCAATAAGAAAGTTGGGAAAATGACAGGTATATCGTATTACGGTGGACCACATGTATGTTTGGAACAAAAGGTTTGTACTGACAAAATACTGCATACCGTTGCATCAGGAGAATTGAATTAATGGCACTGCATATATTACACAATGGTGATGTTTGTCAAATTTATTTTTGCAGATAATGTTGTGCAACCCTTTATGCATTGTGGCCTATACGCTGGCCAGCTGGCGGTTTTTCCGGGAGCGTGTTGAGGAAGAGGAGATTTCGCTCATCCATTTTTTTGGAGAAGATTATCTTGAGTACAAGAAAAAAGTCCCCACTGGTTTGCCCTTCATCTCAGGCATCAGGGTAAACTCGTAAAGCTACAATGGACAAAGTGAGGGGAAACTTGGAAAATTCTAGAAATGCACACCTGGACACCTGTGACTGGCACTGTGAGCAAGCTGGTTACCTGGTGACCCTGTGCCTCTCCCCTGCAGGAGTGCACAGGGAATGAGGACACAGCACAGAGAGACTGACCTGCTGATCTGTTCTGACAGACATCAATCTACTCAGAGCAAGTGGATCCTCTACCCCTTCAGCCATCAGACAGAATCATCTACATAACCACGAGTCTCCCAGCACCGTACATATATGCCCCTCCTTAATGCATAATATGTCTCTTTTATATTATCTCTGgtacattattatattttttactcATATCCATGATAGGTCAGTTTCATGTTTCCACTCATGATATAGGTCCATATATCATATCCAATAGTTTCACATATACTTTCATGTCAGTTTTTCTGTTCTAGCACatcattcttgttttttttttttttttaacttttttgaTAAATCATGTTTGAGTACATAAAAGAAACTAAACTGCACTGAGGTTCTATGATCATTCAATTTTCAGACAGGAAAAGTTAGCTGCAAAAGATCCAAATATTCAGAGAGATTGCTATTTACTCCACAGAAAGGCTTGCCTGCTCTTTTAGTAATTAAAGCAGAATGCTGCACACAGTATTTCGGAACAGTTATTTATGAGGTAAATACTATGATTTAGATGAGAACTATAGGGTAATTTTTTGTGGCCATTGTCATCAATGTGGCCTGATCCACAGTTTAATTGCTAATTTGATATTGTGAGCACATCTGTCTTTTTGTGGATGGCAGACAGGGGGTCttgttatatttataatatgcgATTTCTATTTATGGATGAGTTTATAAACATTTCTCAGAACACGTCTGTCACTTTTAATCATACACAATTTTAAATGCAGAATTATGACAATAATAAACACATGATTACAAAATTGATGAGACGTTTGTTTTTCCAATTCTCAAACTCTGTGAGAGGTTGCCAGCTATAACAGATGTATTGGTTGGCACCTATTAATCATAATTCAGAAGTGAGTCATTGTTTAAACTTTTTATAATTCAGAACATTTATCTTCTGTGTGACTTATGCATCATGCATATTTTATtcccattctttttttttccacacacttcttcaccaccattttgtcagtttttttttcacattccaGTGCATTTCACAAGTAAACAGCTAAGATGCACTAGTTCACGCTAGATTAGTGAACATGTAGCCATATCCAGAGCCTCTTCCTCTATCAATCTTCTCAGCATGGCCTAGCTTCAGTGGACAATAGACAAATAGGATTTTCTCTTTTTACACATTTTGCAGTGAATGAATACTGCTGCAAGAATGTTTCACCATGAActgagttttgttttttttgtttttttaaaaaaacaataggcttccttgtACAGTAAGATTGATAAGTTGCAGTATATTAATAATGTGGATACCTGATGAATGAAAGTTAACTGTACAATTATTCACACAGCTGTGAGTATCGGCTTACAAAAATTCCACAAGCCTTGAAAATAAACATGGAATATAAAGACAgtatttgaatatataattaatataacacTGCATGTATTTTAGGgaagcacggtggtgcagcagttagtgtcactctctcacagctccaggagcctggaggttgtgggttcaagtcccgctccgtgtgaggagttggtgtgttctccctgtgtccgcgtgggtttcatccgggtgctctggtttcctcccatagtacaaaaacacacgttggtatagtgtgtgagtgaatgtgtgtgagtgtgtgtctgtgttgccctgtgaaggactggcgccccctctccagggtgcattcctgccttacgcccaatgattccaggtaggctctggacccaccgtgatcctgaactggataagcctttacagataatgaatgaatgaatgaatgtctaaaatacatttttacatgtaaACAGTAAGGATGTACAATTTTCACTCCAAGGGGGacccaatttagggtcgcggggggtccagagcctacctggaattattgggcgcaaggcgggaatacaccctggagggggcgccagtccttcacagggcaacacagacacacacacattcactcacacctacggacactttcgagtcaccaat from Hoplias malabaricus isolate fHopMal1 chromosome 5, fHopMal1.hap1, whole genome shotgun sequence encodes:
- the draxinb gene encoding draxin-B, translating into MTSSWYFISALLLAMVLVTHAIEASIKFIRNTAGSAVTLSNTEELGNDAGSQRRLVGFKKRLNTILLSGRPCYIMIQPQYDKPELEGLSPVRLEMGPGDQKKKTSQRKRHFPGLECLGKKRVSLKHEKIIINTDHHFGHREFERHRHSALYGREPELAEKEWKGQSLIKPTFSPMDPKTISGTFIPSLASVTREEYSSKPPFSKSQEGGDSFKNVVPIHGMVLFDHTGYGSLKRAETQQHLKKKGRLSTESLRSKKKMMTSKEIMSCNHHLDCMPGSCCNLRKHVCDPYNRGLNNKCYDDCMCEEGLHCFTKFHLHYRVVQKKGRCVDPEYTNTSQGAFNFV
- the icmt gene encoding protein-S-isoprenylcysteine O-methyltransferase, which gives rise to MAGSKLVLEGRISIISFLLGLGVVVIPLLVKFGSHIDWIFDYLTDVNGKIAIAVYLTVNNGLLLLIYKGPLYRVAVRACFLGFAFGCGLIISFAETTWTHFGWYMCSLSFFHYSEYLVTAIINPRSLSLDSFLLNHSVEYTLAAASSWMEFTVEKMFFPELKQLSLVCFLGLFMVLCGEGLRKSAMLTAGSNFNHIVQNEKAQSHVLVTSGVYSFFRHPSYVGWFYWSIGTQIMLCNPLCIVAYTLASWRFFRERVEEEEISLIHFFGEDYLEYKKKVPTGLPFISGIRVNS